The following coding sequences are from one Mustela lutreola isolate mMusLut2 chromosome 5, mMusLut2.pri, whole genome shotgun sequence window:
- the HNRNPA0 gene encoding heterogeneous nuclear ribonucleoprotein A0, whose translation MENSQLCKLFIGGLNVQTSESGLRGHFEAFGTLTDCVVVVNPQTKRSRCFGFVTYSNVEEADAAMAASPHAVDGNTVELKRAVSREDSARPGAHAKVKKLFVGGLKGDVAEGDLIEHFSQFGTVEKAEIIADKQSGKKRGFGFVYFQNHDAADKAAVVKFHPIQGHRVEVKKAVPKEDIHSGGGGGGSRSSRGGRGGRGRGGGRDQNGLSKGGGGGYNSYGGYGGGGGGGGGGYNAYGGGGGGSSYGGSDYGNGFGGFGSYSQHQSSYGPMKGGGGGGGGGSSWGGRSNSGPYRGGYGGGGGYGGSSF comes from the coding sequence ATGGAGAATTCCCAGTTGTGTAAGCTATTCATCGGCGGCCTCAATGTGCAGACGAGTGAGTCGGGCCTGCGCGGCCACTTTGAGGCCTTTGGGACTCTGACGGACTGCGTGGTGGTGGTGAACCCCCAGACCAAACGCTCCCGTTGCTTCGGCTTCGTGACCTACTCCAATGTGGAGGAGGCCGATGCCGCCATGGCCGCCTCGCCCCATGCCGTGGACGGCAACACGGTGGAGCTGAAGCGGGCGGTGTCCCGGGAGGATTCGGCGCGGCCCGGTGCCCACGCCAAGGTTAAGAAGCTCTTTGTCGGGGGCCTAAAGGGAGACGTGGCCGAGGGCGACCTCATCGAGCATTTCTCGCAGTTTGGCACGGTGGAAAAGGCCGAAATTATTGCCGACAAGCAGTCGGGCAAGAAGCGTGGCTTCGGCTTCGTGTATTTTCAGAATCACGACGCGGCAGACAAGGCCGCGGTTGTCAAGTTCCATCCGATCCAGGGCCATCGCGTGGAAGTGAAGAAGGCGGTCCCCAAGGAGGATATCCACTCCGGTGGGGGCGGAGGCGGGTCCCGGTCCTCCCGGGGCGGCCGGGGGGGCCGGGGTCGCGGCGGTGGTCGAGACCAGAACGGCCTGTCTAAAGGCGGCGGTGGCGGTTACAACAGCTACGGTGGTTAcggcggaggcgggggcggcggaGGCGGTGGCTACAATGCCTACGGAGGCGGCGGAGGCGGTTCGTCCTACGGGGGAAGCGACTACGGTAACGGCTTCGGCGGCTTCGGCAGCTACAGCCAGCATCAGTCCTCCTATGGGCCCATGaagggaggcggcggcggcggtggcggtggcAGCAGCTGGGGCGGTCGCAGTAACAGTGGACCTTACAGAGGCGGCTATGGCGGTGGGGGTGGTTATGGAGGcagctccttttaa